AGAGATTCTAGGGATTCTAGTCGCGCAACAAGATTTTGAAAACGCCAAAAAACAAGCGTATGAATATCTAGCAAAATACCCCAAAGACGACGATGTGCGCGGAGCATTAGTAGGGATTCTTACAAGCACCAAAAGTTTTGATGAGGCATTAAAAGAAGCAAAAATTCTCATCTCTTATAATAAAAGTGCGCAAAACTACGAAACGCTTGCTTCTGTTTATTTCTTGCGTGAAGATTTTAAAAACGCAGCACAAACACTAAATCACGCCTATACACTCACGCAAAATGAAATGATTTTAGACAAACTAGGTGCAATTTATTTGCTATTCTTAAGAGAACCACAAAAAACCATTACACTTTATGAAACACATATCCGAATACACGGAATCTCTAAACTCATTGGCGAAAAACTTGCGATTATTTACACAGAATCCAAAAACTATCTTGAAGCGGCGCGAATTTATACGAATCTCTACACAACTTTAGGCGACCAAAATTATGCAAAATTCGCATTAGAACTATATTTTAGACTCAAAAGACTTGATTTAGCCAAAGCATTTTTACTACAAAATCCCAAAATTGACTCCCGCGATGAAATATTATTAGAAGTCTATCGTCTCCAAAAAGACTTTTCAAATAGTATCAAACAGGCAAAATTACTTTATCAAAACACGCACGATTTAAACTATCTTGCTTATTATGCAATGATGCGTTACGAAAATCTCAAATCTCACCCGCGCACCAAATTAACAGAAATTGAACGCGACTTAAAAACTGCTGCCCAAAGCTTAGATGACGCACTTTATTGGAACTATTTAGGGTATTTGATGATTGAACACGATTTTAAGGATTCTACACGAATCCACGAAGGAATGCAATATGTGCAACTCGCACTAGAGAAAGAACCACAAAATACCTATTATTTGGATTCTCTAGCGTGGGGATACTACAAACTCAAAGATTGCGCCAAAGCAAAGGAAATTATAGAACAAATCACACTAGAAGAACGTGAAAAAGAATCGGAAATCAACGCACATTACAAGCAAATTGCACATTGCCTACGCAAATAATCTTTGCATAAAACATTATATATAATATAAGGAATACATAATTCTATTGCGCAAATACTTTGCATTTTTTATTTTTTATGATAAAATATCTTTTAGCTTTGGCTGAATTCTAACCTAAAGTCAAAGTTGAGGTTATTTGATGGATAATCAATAGGGAAAATAGAAACATTCGTTTCAGATTTTTTCGCTTTTGATTTAAAATCAGATTGTAATTTCGAAATTCAATCAAGGAGATTAAAATGAAATTTCTAAAACTTAGTTTAGCAGCAAGTGTTGCTTTGGGTGCATTCTCTACTGCAAGTTTTGCTCAACCTTTAGAAGATGCAATTAAAGGAATTGATGTTAGTGGTTACTTAAGATACCGCTACAACAGTGATTACTATGAAAATAAAGGCTTCGCTAAAAAAGATGGTGGAGATGACACAAACACTCACCGCTGGAAAGCAGTAGCAGACTTCAAAGCTCCTGTGGCAGACAATGTAGCATTCAACTTCGGGATTCTTTACAACAATGAGCAAAATAATGTTCAAGGAACAGGTGGCTTAGGCACTGGTTTTGGTTCAGGTAAAGACGGAAGCTTTGGTGTAAGCACATTCAATGCAGTGATTACTCCTGATAGCACAGCTACAACTGTTATCATTGGTAAGCAAAGATTAGCTACTCCTGTAACAAATGCAGGCGATGACGATAGAGGAACAGGTATCCTAGCTCTTAATAGTGATTTAGAAGGCTTTACTTTTGCAGCAGGTGCATTTGACTCTTGGAGTATTGATGATGTTCAAAAAGGCTATCTCACAGGTGATAACACAGGTGGTTCTGTAACTAAACCTCTTTATGCTCTAGCAGGTATTTATGGTGTAGATACAGACTATGGACACTTTGGTGCTCAACTTTGGGGATTCTATATCCAAGATGCAGTAGATGCACTAGGATTTGGTGAATTAAGCTGGAATAATGCTACCTTTGATGTTGCATTACAATATGCAATTGCTTCATTAAATAATGATTCGGATTCTGTATTGGGTGCATTACATGGCTTTCCTGCTCCGGGTTCTGCAATAAAATCAGACATTGCAGAAGCAAACGACTTATTCGTTCTTAACTTAGGTGCAAACTTCGCTCAAGAGTATAATGTTCCACTAGATGTTAAACTTGGTTGGGTTACAAACTTCCAAGACGGAACAGCTGTTACACTTAATGATGATGGCACAGCATTCAAATACGCTGGAGCAATCTGGTGGCAAAATGCTGCAACAGGAATCAGCACTTCTGCATTATTACCAACAGGCGTGCATGGTTTCGGAACTGAGCAAGAAATCAGCGTATTCTATGGTGCAATCGGTTACACTATGGTAGATAACAGATTAAGAATCGGTTTAGATTATGTTTGGGGTAACAACGAAGTTACTTCAGGAAATGTAACAACAAAAGATACTGATTTCCAAGAAATCACTCCAAGAATCAGCTGGAAGCACAACAAAAACCTTACAATCAGTGGTTACTATGCTTACTTGATGACTGACGCTCCATCTGGTGCTCAATATGACGATGAAACTCGTGCAAGAGCAAGAGTAGAAGTCAAATACAGCTTCTAGTTTCTTCTTTGATGAGGGTTTCTCCCTCATCATCTTTCTTATTTTCTTTGCAAGGGCTTTGCCTGAAATAATCTATAATTTAAACAACTCAAAAGATTCAACTTCAATCCTTATGAACAAAGCGAAGCAATTTATCATCTTGTATAAATCAACTTTTACAATGGAATCTTAAAAAGCAAGATTCTATATCCTATGCAAAATAATTGAATATTTTAATCTTGCTTATGATAAAATTTGAATTTCCTAAAATATCACAAAGGTTAATAAATGTTGCGATTTGCGCCCTCTCCCACAGGAGATATGCACACAGGAAATTTGCGTGCAGCAGTATTTAATTATATTTTAGCCAAACAAAGAAATGAAAAATTTTTGCTTCGCATTGAGGATACAGACACCGCAAGAAATATTGAGGGTAAAGATAAAGATATTATGTTTTTGCTTCATCTCTTTGGAATCACTTGGGATAATCTCGTCTATCAGAGCAATAATTTTCCACATCATCGTCAGCTTGCCGAATATTTATTGGCACAGGGTAGCGCGTTTTATTGCTATTGCACCAAAGAGTTTTTGGAAAATAAACGCGAGGAAGCAAAGGCGCGACACGAAGCGTTTCGCTATGATGATTCTTGGGCAGAGCTAGAAAAAACAACGAATCCTAAACCTGTCGTGCGCTTGCGTGGCTCTCAAGTGGAAATGAAATTTGTAGATTGTATCAAAGGCGAAATTGAATTTGCACCCAATGAAATAGATAGTTTCGTAATTTTAAAAGAAGATGGAATCCCGACTTATAATTTTGCTTGTGCTGCAGACGATATGCTTTATGATATAGATTTTATCGTGCGTGGTGAAGACCATGTGAGTAATACTCCCAAACAAATATTGATTCATCAAAGTTTGGGTTATGCCAAAGAAATTAAATTTGCGCATTTGCCCATTTTGCTAAATGATGAGGGCAAAAAGATGAGCAAACGCGATAATGCGTCTAGCGTGCAATGGTTGCTAGATTCTGGATTTTTGCCACAAGCCATTGTGAATTATCTCATTTTAATGGGAAATAAAACGCCTTGTGAAGTTTTCACATTGCAAGAATCTTTGGAATGGTTTGATATAAGTAAAATCGCCAAGGCTCCAGCACGGTTTGACATTGATAAACTAAAATTCCTTAATCGTGAGCATTTTAAGCGGCTCTGTGAGCAAGATTTGGCGGTGCTTTTGGGCTACAAAGATTCCTCTATTGGCGCATTGGCAAAAATTTATTTGCAAGAGGCAAGCACATTAAATGAAATACGAGAGAAAATTGATAGAATCTTTGTCAAAAAAACATTGATTTTAAATCAAATAGAATCTTTGGATAAAAAAGATTTATCGGGGGTAGAATCCCAAAGCGCAGAGATTTTGGGATTTAAAGCAGAAATCTTGAGTTTGCAAAAAACTCTTTTGGAAATGCTAGAGGAGCAAGATTGGACAAGAGGAGAGTTTAACGCATTTAAAGAAATCGCAATGCAAAAAAGCACTTTGAAAGGCAAGAAGTTTTTTAAACCCTTGCGCTTTTTGCTTACCGGCTTTACGCACGGACCAGAATTAAGCGATTTGTTTCCTATTTTGCGTCTATATCTAAAAGAGATTGTAAGGAGTTAGAATGGTTTTAAGCACATTAATTGAAGCTCTTGCGCAGATTTTAAGTATGGTGATTAACATTTATATTTGGGTTGTGATTATTGCTGCACTGATTACTTGGGTGCGTCCTGACCCTTATAATCCGATTGTGCAGATTCTCTACAAACTCACAGAACCTTTATATGCAAAGATTCGCAAAGTCATTCCCACGCTAATTGGTGGCATTGATATCGCACCAATTATTGTAATTTTGGCATTGAAATTTATAGATTTATTTGTTGTCAAGCTACTTTTTGGCTTAGCGCATAGTTTATAAAGGGTGAGTAGATGAAAAATTTTTTATTTTTATTGATTTTTATTGGTTCGCTTTTTGCACAAAATGCTCAAGAAGCAAAGCAGAATCCAAAGCACACTTCAAGCAAGCAAACCACAACCAAAAAAGAACCCAAATCTACAAAGGCAACTCAATCCAAAAAGACAAACGCAACTCCAACGCTCAACCAAAAGATTACTTTAGATTATCTAAAAAAGCAACCCGCTGGGGTTTCGCGTGATTTTTATATTTGGTTGTTTTTGCAGCAAGAGATTACTCCACAAGAAGCAAAAGAAGCTTATAACCTTGCGATTCGCAAAAATGCAAAACTTTTTGGATTGTATTTTAAAAAAGGAAGCAATAAAACACTTTCGCGCAAAACAATTTGTCAGAGAATGAGTTTAGAAAAACTTTTAAAGGAGGATTCTAAATGTATTGCCCTTGCACTCACCACAAAAAAAGCAGAATCCTTAGATAAAAAAACATTGAAAAAACTTTCACAGAATGTGCAATCTCATAACCAAAAACTTGCAAAAAATTTACAAATTTTAGCCGCTAAAGACCCTTTTGCACATCTTATTACGCAAGATGCAAAAACTTTTGGAGATTTTTATTTTGCAATTTCACCAAGTTATCGCAATCGTTTAGACTTTGCAATTTCCAAAGAAACCTTAACAAGACTATTAAAAGAACAGAATGCAACCTTTAATCGCGCACTTAAAAGTTTGATTATACACACAAATTTAGATAACTTCAATCGCTCTTTAACTGCGCTAAATTCAGAAGAAATTTTGAGTGCATTGGACGCAGAAAGTGCATTTTATTTAGGTTTAAATGCAATGAGGTATCAGAAAAATCAACAAGCCCTTAACTTTTTTTTACATTCACAAAGAACTGCAAAACATACTTTCAATAAGAATCGTGCAAATTTTTGGGCATATTTAGCGAGTGGGGACAAAAAATACCTGCAAATCTTAAGTGATTCTAAAATGGTAGATGTCTATGTGCTTGCAAGCCTTGAGATTATACAGGCTGAACCTAAATTTACTCTTTTGTATGATGTGCCAACACAACAAAAAAATGCAAGTTGGAATTTTAAGAATCCTTTTGAATGGGAGCGCATTCGCGATTCTTTTAAGTCTATTAAAGGCAAAGACGCAAATTCTCGTCGTCGGCAGTTATTAGCGAAAGTAGATAGCGAAGAGACAAAAGCACATTATATCTGGCTTGCGCGTCAAAAAGATACCGAATATTTTTTGATGCCTTATAAGGAAGTTTTTTCGCGTTTTCCTCAAGACAAACAGGCTTTGCTCTATGCGCTGGCAAGGCAAGAAAGTTTGTTTATTCCCACCGCAATTTCTACTTCATATGCACTAGGTCTTATGCAGCTTATGCCCTTTAATGTCAAGGCGATTGCTAAGGAGCTAAAAGAAGAGGATAAGGTGGGATATTTTGATATGTTTGACCCTGCTGTGAATGTGCCTTATGCGGAATATTTTACGCGTCCGCTCGTGCGAGAATTTAACCACCCGCTCTTTATTGCTTATGCGTATAATGGAGGTCCGGGATTTACGCGTAGGTTATTGGGGAAAAACCATTTGTTCAAAAAGAATAATCCCTTAGACCCTTG
This is a stretch of genomic DNA from Helicobacter ganmani. It encodes these proteins:
- a CDS encoding tetratricopeptide repeat protein → MWSKNKLLISFSIVLILVLGLVGCLRTNDFKFSFVNTNFPENEEDIYIMQGYAALDTQDLQNAKESFAKAYAIHPDKNYLKEILGILVAQQDFENAKKQAYEYLAKYPKDDDVRGALVGILTSTKSFDEALKEAKILISYNKSAQNYETLASVYFLREDFKNAAQTLNHAYTLTQNEMILDKLGAIYLLFLREPQKTITLYETHIRIHGISKLIGEKLAIIYTESKNYLEAARIYTNLYTTLGDQNYAKFALELYFRLKRLDLAKAFLLQNPKIDSRDEILLEVYRLQKDFSNSIKQAKLLYQNTHDLNYLAYYAMMRYENLKSHPRTKLTEIERDLKTAAQSLDDALYWNYLGYLMIEHDFKDSTRIHEGMQYVQLALEKEPQNTYYLDSLAWGYYKLKDCAKAKEIIEQITLEEREKESEINAHYKQIAHCLRK
- a CDS encoding major outer membrane protein, translated to MKFLKLSLAASVALGAFSTASFAQPLEDAIKGIDVSGYLRYRYNSDYYENKGFAKKDGGDDTNTHRWKAVADFKAPVADNVAFNFGILYNNEQNNVQGTGGLGTGFGSGKDGSFGVSTFNAVITPDSTATTVIIGKQRLATPVTNAGDDDRGTGILALNSDLEGFTFAAGAFDSWSIDDVQKGYLTGDNTGGSVTKPLYALAGIYGVDTDYGHFGAQLWGFYIQDAVDALGFGELSWNNATFDVALQYAIASLNNDSDSVLGALHGFPAPGSAIKSDIAEANDLFVLNLGANFAQEYNVPLDVKLGWVTNFQDGTAVTLNDDGTAFKYAGAIWWQNAATGISTSALLPTGVHGFGTEQEISVFYGAIGYTMVDNRLRIGLDYVWGNNEVTSGNVTTKDTDFQEITPRISWKHNKNLTISGYYAYLMTDAPSGAQYDDETRARARVEVKYSF
- the gltX gene encoding glutamate--tRNA ligase produces the protein MLRFAPSPTGDMHTGNLRAAVFNYILAKQRNEKFLLRIEDTDTARNIEGKDKDIMFLLHLFGITWDNLVYQSNNFPHHRQLAEYLLAQGSAFYCYCTKEFLENKREEAKARHEAFRYDDSWAELEKTTNPKPVVRLRGSQVEMKFVDCIKGEIEFAPNEIDSFVILKEDGIPTYNFACAADDMLYDIDFIVRGEDHVSNTPKQILIHQSLGYAKEIKFAHLPILLNDEGKKMSKRDNASSVQWLLDSGFLPQAIVNYLILMGNKTPCEVFTLQESLEWFDISKIAKAPARFDIDKLKFLNREHFKRLCEQDLAVLLGYKDSSIGALAKIYLQEASTLNEIREKIDRIFVKKTLILNQIESLDKKDLSGVESQSAEILGFKAEILSLQKTLLEMLEEQDWTRGEFNAFKEIAMQKSTLKGKKFFKPLRFLLTGFTHGPELSDLFPILRLYLKEIVRS
- a CDS encoding YggT family protein, whose product is MVLSTLIEALAQILSMVINIYIWVVIIAALITWVRPDPYNPIVQILYKLTEPLYAKIRKVIPTLIGGIDIAPIIVILALKFIDLFVVKLLFGLAHSL
- a CDS encoding lytic transglycosylase domain-containing protein, producing the protein MKNFLFLLIFIGSLFAQNAQEAKQNPKHTSSKQTTTKKEPKSTKATQSKKTNATPTLNQKITLDYLKKQPAGVSRDFYIWLFLQQEITPQEAKEAYNLAIRKNAKLFGLYFKKGSNKTLSRKTICQRMSLEKLLKEDSKCIALALTTKKAESLDKKTLKKLSQNVQSHNQKLAKNLQILAAKDPFAHLITQDAKTFGDFYFAISPSYRNRLDFAISKETLTRLLKEQNATFNRALKSLIIHTNLDNFNRSLTALNSEEILSALDAESAFYLGLNAMRYQKNQQALNFFLHSQRTAKHTFNKNRANFWAYLASGDKKYLQILSDSKMVDVYVLASLEIIQAEPKFTLLYDVPTQQKNASWNFKNPFEWERIRDSFKSIKGKDANSRRRQLLAKVDSEETKAHYIWLARQKDTEYFLMPYKEVFSRFPQDKQALLYALARQESLFIPTAISTSYALGLMQLMPFNVKAIAKELKEEDKVGYFDMFDPAVNVPYAEYFTRPLVREFNHPLFIAYAYNGGPGFTRRLLGKNHLFKKNNPLDPWFSMEMIPYEESRVYGKKVLANYVIYQKKFGKEIKMLDLLQQSLVY